Proteins encoded within one genomic window of Humulus lupulus chromosome 1, drHumLupu1.1, whole genome shotgun sequence:
- the LOC133795342 gene encoding mitochondrial zinc maintenance protein 1, mitochondrial, protein MARVEALNAYRALLRATRKTFAGDAFMLKESAVEVRRKFEDNRQVTSEADIQKLLGEAQEASHFITNMIVQAKLNSSGGYAVKPDKEHAGATLEVPSEELLRKS, encoded by the exons ATGGCTAGAGTTGAGGCACTGAACGCCTACAGAGCTCTGCTCAGAGCCACCAGAAAAACCTTCGCCGGCGATGCTTTCATGCTGAAAGAGTCGGCTGTCGAAGTTCGGCGGAAATTTGAAGACAATCGGCAAGTGACGTCAGAGGCCGATATTCAGAAACTACTGGGAGAGGCACAAGAGGCCTCTCATTTCATTACCAACATGATAGTCCAAGCCAAGCTCAACTCTAGCGGCGGTTACG CTGTAAAACCGGATAAAGAACATGCAGGAGCAACATTGGAGGTTCCTTCCGAAGAACTCCTTAGGAAGTCTTGA